In Ostrea edulis chromosome 6, xbOstEdul1.1, whole genome shotgun sequence, a single window of DNA contains:
- the LOC125683522 gene encoding uncharacterized protein LOC125683522 isoform X2: MSLYKINYDNGSSASVSIMGIPYGDFDRTGHWAIWCIFKMFEAARFQALLNGFLDYKHMIDEDAALSIIKQQMSFDSKLHSLSLKSPMKLNVDCEIKQLKKTSMVLVVQLKNETTNEILGEDFLKVVRISRKTRRSISFPESYQKKYSSFMGTSGHPGTEKEDLPKIPQNAFEYIASPRYSDEDMNGHVNQSSYIRFCMDAATRASLNGYYDHYTKDMCLYPSLQWTISYVGESLANDQLNIFTWQRKNCPEQICFAVLVSERKIIFHASAIFGKDVNKTRVLHKL, encoded by the exons ATGTCCCTCTACAAGATAAACTATGACAATGGGTCATCAGCCTCCGTTTCCATCATGGGAATTCCATACGGTGATTTCGACAGAACAG GGCATTGGGCCATCTGgtgcattttcaaaatgtttgagGCTGCACGATTTCAAGCTCTTTTAAATGGATTTCTTGATTACAAACATATGATTGACGAGGATGCAGCACTATCTATCATTAAGCAACAGATGagttttgattcaaaattacACAGTTTGAGTTTAAAGTCACCGATGAAGCTGAATGTCGATTGCGAGATTAAACAACTAAAGAAAACATCCATGGTGCTTGTGGTGCAGTTGAAGAATGAAACCACCAATGAAATACTAGGAGAAGATTTTCTCAAAGTGGTGAGAATTAGTAGAAAGACACGCCGATCCATCTCCTTTCCTGAATCGTaccaaaagaaatattcatcTTTCATGGGTACCTCTGGCCATCCTGGAACCGAAAAAGAAGATTTGCCGAAAATCCCCCAAAATGCATTTGAATATATCGCTAGTCCTAGGTATAGCGACGAGGATATGAATGGACACGTCAATCAGTCCTCTTACATTCGGTTTTGCATGGACGCAGCCACTCGTGCATCACTGAATGGGTATTATGATCATTATACGAAAGATATGTGTTTATATCCCTCTTTGCAGTGGACTATTAGTTACGTGGGTGAAAGTCTTGCCAACGatcaattgaatattttcacatggcagagaaaaaactgtCCAGAGCAGATATGCTTTGCTGTGTTAGTCAGTGAacgaaaaattatttttcatgcaTCAGCAATATTTGGGAAAGACGTGAACAAAACCCGCGTCttacataaattgtaa
- the LOC125683522 gene encoding uncharacterized protein LOC125683522 isoform X3, whose product MSLYKINYDNGSSASVSIMGIPYGDFDRTGHWAVWCVTKMFEAARILAFMKGFIDHENIVNEDAAIAVVKQHLHLDSKLHRLNLASLTEITSNLEIKQQKKSSLMFVVNLKNETTDEILGENYFKVVRISRKTRRSIPFPEWYQKKYSSFMGTPGHPGTEKEDLPKIPENAFKYTVFPGHSDEDVNGHLNQSSYIRFCMDAATRASLNGYYDHYTKDMCLYPSLQWTITYVGESLANDELNIFTWQSENCPEQIYFTMLVNGHKIIFHASTIFGKEADEPRFFRKL is encoded by the exons ATGTCCCTCTACAAGATAAACTATGACAATGGGTCATCAGCCTCCGTTTCCATCATGGGAATTCCATACGGTGATTTCGACAGAACAG GGCATTGGGCAGTCTGGTGTGTGACCAAAATGTTCGAAGCTGCACGAATTCTAGCTTTCATGAAAGGATTCATTGACCATGAAAACATAGTTAATGAGGACGCCGCAATAGCTGTTGTCAAGCAACACCTCCATCTCGATTCTAAATTACACCGTTTGAATTTAGCATCGTTGACAGAGATAACGTCAAATTTAGAAATCAaacaacaaaagaaatcatCATTAATGTTTGTGGTCAACTTGAAGAACGAAACCACCGATGAAATACTGggagaaaattattttaaagtgGTGAGAATTAGTAGAAAAACGCGCCGGTCCATACCATTTCCTGAAtggtaccaaaagaaatattcatcTTTCATGGGTACCCCTGGTCATCCTGGAACCGAAAAAGAAGATTTGCCAAAAATCCCCGAAAATGCATTCAAATATACGGTATTTCCTGGACATAGTGACGAGGATGTAAATGGCCATCTTAATCAGTCCTCTTACATCCGGTTTTGCATGGACGCAGCCACTCGTGCATCACTGAATGGGTATTATGATCATTATACGAAAGATATGTGTTTATATCCATCTTTGCAGTGGACTATTACTTACGTGGGTGAAAGTCTTGCCAACGatgaattgaatattttcacatgGCAGAGCGAAAATTGTCCTGAGCAGATATATTTCACAAT
- the LOC125683522 gene encoding uncharacterized protein LOC125683522 isoform X1, whose amino-acid sequence MSLYKINYANGSSASVTIRGIPLGDFDRTGHWAVWCVTKMFEAARILAFMKGFIDHENIVNEDAAIAVVKQHLHLDSKLHRLNLASLTEITSNLEIKQQKKSSLMFVVNLKNETTDEILGENYFKVVRISRKTRRSIPFPEWYQKKYSSFMGTPGHPGTEKEDLPKIPENAFKYTVFPGHSDEDVNGHLNQSSYIRFCMDAATRASLNGYYDHYTKDMCLYPSLQWTITYVGESLANDELNIFTWQSENCPEQIYFTMLVNGHKIIFHASTIFGKEADEPRFFRKL is encoded by the exons ATGTCCCTCTACAAGATAAACTATGCCAATGGGTCATCAGCCTCCGTGACCATCAGAGGGATTCCATTAGGCGATTTCGACAGAACAG GGCATTGGGCAGTCTGGTGTGTGACCAAAATGTTCGAAGCTGCACGAATTCTAGCTTTCATGAAAGGATTCATTGACCATGAAAACATAGTTAATGAGGACGCCGCAATAGCTGTTGTCAAGCAACACCTCCATCTCGATTCTAAATTACACCGTTTGAATTTAGCATCGTTGACAGAGATAACGTCAAATTTAGAAATCAaacaacaaaagaaatcatCATTAATGTTTGTGGTCAACTTGAAGAACGAAACCACCGATGAAATACTGggagaaaattattttaaagtgGTGAGAATTAGTAGAAAAACGCGCCGGTCCATACCATTTCCTGAAtggtaccaaaagaaatattcatcTTTCATGGGTACCCCTGGTCATCCTGGAACCGAAAAAGAAGATTTGCCAAAAATCCCCGAAAATGCATTCAAATATACGGTATTTCCTGGACATAGTGACGAGGATGTAAATGGCCATCTTAATCAGTCCTCTTACATCCGGTTTTGCATGGACGCAGCCACTCGTGCATCACTGAATGGGTATTATGATCATTATACGAAAGATATGTGTTTATATCCATCTTTGCAGTGGACTATTACTTACGTGGGTGAAAGTCTTGCCAACGatgaattgaatattttcacatgGCAGAGCGAAAATTGTCCTGAGCAGATATATTTCACAAT